From Desulfovibrio desulfuricans, a single genomic window includes:
- a CDS encoding GatB/YqeY domain-containing protein, which yields MTVTTTLFEQIDVDYIKAYKAKDSVRLTVLRLLKTAVKNRLVELKRPGGSLADEEMLDIIIKEGKQRQDSIDQFTAAGRTDLADKEAAELVILKEYLPKPLSAEELAALIDATVAEVGATSPKDMGKVISAIMAGHKGRVDGKALSEAVKKRLQP from the coding sequence ATGACTGTCACCACCACGCTTTTTGAGCAGATCGACGTTGACTATATCAAAGCCTACAAAGCCAAGGACAGTGTGCGCCTTACCGTGCTGCGCCTTCTCAAGACGGCGGTGAAGAATCGCCTGGTGGAACTCAAGCGCCCCGGCGGCAGCCTTGCCGACGAAGAAATGCTTGATATCATCATCAAGGAAGGCAAGCAGCGGCAGGATTCCATCGACCAGTTCACGGCAGCAGGCCGCACCGATCTGGCCGACAAGGAAGCGGCGGAGCTTGTCATTCTCAAGGAATACCTGCCCAAGCCCCTCTCGGCAGAAGAACTTGCAGCCCTTATTGACGCCACCGTGGCCGAAGTGGGCGCAACTTCCCCCAAGGACATGGGCAAGGTCATTTCTGCCATCATGGCGGGCCACAAAGGCCGTGTAGACGGCAAGGCTCTTTCGGAAGCCGTCAAAAAACGCCTCCAGCCGTAG
- the fusA gene encoding elongation factor G, translated as MPSIKHIRNIGIIAHIDAGKTTLSERMLFYSRKIHRMGEVHNGSATMDYMPEEQERGITIMSACTTCQWGENTINLIDTPGHVDFTIEVERALRVLDGAVGVFCAVGGVEPQSETVWRQSEDFNVPKIAFINKIDRLGADFKAVLEAMRQRLQTNAVAVTIPLGQGEDFRAVLDLVNEQSLTFDPADQGQTVHRAPFTEEEAAIAAPWREILLEKLGEADDAFVEPYLEGTFTLADINAALRRATLARTLTPVFCGSALRNMGVQPVLDAVCALLPSPADVPAPVGHDADGREIIVEATPNAPAAALVFKVLMENGRKLAFVRMYAGRIREGESLRNTASGKDDRLGRIYRPHADRREQVECAEAGEIVVVVGLRGHTGETYTARERQLALESIDAYAPVITLALEPRNADEGKILDEALARYTEEDPTLLARLDDDTGSRMVSGMGELHLDVLLERMQREYGISPRAGNPQVVLRETVRKEAEAAAVFDREMGKERHQGSAALRVAPRARGTGNVVEVGDFLPQDAAEARKILPRVYLDAALEGVRDALQCGDLTGYPIEDVAVTLTAVDRQEGLTTVPGCRMAAGQALREALAAATPVVLEPVMRVEITVPEDFLGASITLFTTCGGKVEDMEDHGGRKTLRGAAPLRRLFGFSTSLRSATQGRAGLVMTFDRFDLP; from the coding sequence ATGCCCAGCATCAAGCATATCCGCAACATAGGCATTATTGCCCATATCGACGCGGGCAAAACCACGCTTTCCGAGCGCATGCTGTTCTACAGCCGCAAAATCCACCGCATGGGCGAAGTGCACAACGGCTCGGCCACCATGGACTACATGCCGGAGGAGCAGGAGCGCGGCATCACCATCATGTCGGCCTGCACCACCTGCCAGTGGGGCGAAAATACCATCAACCTCATCGACACGCCCGGCCATGTGGACTTTACCATTGAGGTGGAGCGCGCCCTGCGCGTGCTGGACGGTGCCGTGGGCGTGTTCTGCGCCGTGGGCGGGGTTGAGCCGCAGTCGGAAACCGTGTGGCGGCAGTCGGAAGATTTCAACGTTCCCAAGATCGCCTTTATCAACAAGATAGACCGTCTGGGCGCGGATTTTAAGGCAGTGCTCGAGGCCATGCGCCAGCGCCTGCAAACCAATGCCGTTGCCGTGACCATCCCCCTTGGGCAGGGCGAAGATTTCCGCGCCGTGCTTGACCTTGTGAACGAGCAAAGCCTGACCTTTGACCCGGCGGATCAGGGCCAGACCGTACACCGCGCGCCCTTTACGGAAGAAGAAGCCGCCATCGCCGCCCCCTGGCGCGAAATTCTGCTGGAAAAGCTTGGCGAGGCGGACGATGCTTTTGTGGAACCCTATCTGGAAGGCACCTTCACCCTGGCCGACATCAACGCCGCCCTGCGGCGCGCCACGCTGGCCCGCACGCTCACGCCTGTTTTCTGCGGCTCTGCCCTGCGCAACATGGGTGTGCAGCCCGTGCTTGATGCCGTGTGCGCCCTGCTGCCCTCGCCCGCCGATGTCCCCGCCCCGGTGGGGCATGATGCCGATGGTCGGGAAATCATTGTGGAAGCAACGCCCAATGCCCCCGCTGCGGCGCTGGTTTTTAAAGTGCTCATGGAAAATGGCCGCAAGCTGGCCTTTGTACGCATGTACGCGGGCCGCATCCGCGAGGGCGAAAGCCTGCGCAATACCGCCAGCGGCAAGGATGACCGCCTGGGCCGCATCTACCGCCCCCATGCCGACAGGCGGGAGCAGGTGGAATGCGCCGAGGCGGGCGAAATCGTGGTCGTGGTGGGCCTGCGCGGGCATACGGGCGAAACCTATACTGCCCGCGAGCGACAGCTTGCGCTGGAAAGCATAGATGCCTACGCGCCCGTCATCACCCTTGCGCTGGAACCCCGCAATGCGGACGAAGGCAAGATTCTGGACGAAGCGCTGGCGCGCTATACGGAAGAAGACCCCACCCTGCTGGCGCGGCTGGATGACGACACAGGCTCCCGCATGGTTTCCGGCATGGGCGAGCTGCATCTGGACGTTCTGCTGGAGCGCATGCAGCGCGAATACGGCATCAGCCCCCGCGCGGGCAATCCGCAGGTTGTGCTGCGCGAAACCGTGCGCAAGGAGGCCGAGGCAGCCGCTGTCTTTGACCGTGAAATGGGCAAGGAGCGCCATCAGGGCTCAGCGGCCCTGCGTGTTGCGCCGCGCGCCCGAGGCACTGGCAATGTGGTTGAAGTGGGCGACTTTTTGCCGCAGGATGCCGCCGAAGCCCGCAAAATTCTGCCCAGGGTATACCTGGACGCCGCCCTTGAAGGCGTGCGCGATGCCCTGCAATGCGGCGATCTGACAGGCTACCCCATTGAAGACGTGGCCGTAACCCTCACGGCTGTGGACAGGCAGGAAGGCCTGACAACGGTTCCCGGCTGTCGTATGGCCGCCGGACAAGCCCTGCGCGAGGCGCTGGCAGCGGCAACTCCCGTGGTGCTTGAGCCTGTGATGCGCGTGGAAATTACCGTGCCGGAAGACTTCCTCGGCGCGTCCATCACATTGTTCACCACCTGCGGCGGCAAGGTTGAGGATATGGAAGACCACGGCGGGCGCAAAACCCTGCGCGGCGCCGCCCCCCTGCGCCGCCTGTTCGGCTTTTCCACCTCCCTGCGCTCGGCCACACAGGGCCGCGCCGGGCTGGTAATGACCTTTGACCGCTTTGATCTGCCCTGA
- a CDS encoding HU family DNA-binding protein, producing MTKADLVEKIAAKANLTKAAAERALNAFLASVEDALVKESKLTLTGFGTFAVETRKARQGRNPRTGDTLTIPACKILKFRPGKMLKDSLN from the coding sequence ATGACTAAAGCTGATCTGGTTGAAAAAATCGCCGCCAAGGCAAACCTGACCAAGGCTGCCGCCGAGCGTGCCCTCAATGCTTTTCTTGCTTCTGTGGAAGACGCTCTTGTAAAAGAGTCCAAACTGACCCTCACGGGTTTTGGCACCTTTGCGGTAGAAACCCGCAAGGCTCGCCAGGGGCGCAACCCGCGCACCGGCGATACGCTGACCATTCCCGCCTGCAAAATTCTCAAATTCCGTCCCGGCAAAATGCTTAAGGACTCCCTGAATTAA
- a CDS encoding endonuclease MutS2, which produces MIHARTLNALEFHRIADHLSELCLSGVGRERARAIAPLDDAEAVTLAARIYEEAADWASRPAAGGAVFCVCSFPDVSGMLRAAATSRAHTFQPDVDAFWALREVLRLARDAHASIAQPEAATRWPHLLAMADGSPLPVQLTAALLRCISDDGLLRDESSPELYRLRGELRRLHQSCMRKVKDFAQQYNMLAYLQDEFMTLSSDRYVLPLKANFKGRMQGIIHDWSQTGETCYFEPMFLVEINNRLQELKREEREEERKVLVYLRSLLEAELPGARAALELLAQLDVLQAKRRLAALFDGRPLPLTPVAEGIQLLDARHPLLMLNRVAESGKDGSKAAAAAHSKVRPLDIVLRPGERALVITGGNAGGKTVCLKTLGLIAAMTLSGLPVPVGAGSHMPWFSRLDAFIGDEQSLADNVSTFTAQIEHLAKAWKHLDASSLVLLDEFGAGTDPAQGAALAQAVLDELLDKHTFVLSATHFPALKSYALTREGARAASMLFDPQSKKPLFRLAYDQVGASQALDVAREHGLAESIVRRAEHYLLQDGQDATALLGRLNDLAAKREEELAELKREQDKTRRQTQDLREKLEKERLRLHDEVRAQAGDLMRAWKEGRATHKQALKEMSRLRASLAPAQDETAEGASVLPQPQTFTAGQEVLHTVFNKRGVITDVDERRGRVRLEMNGVNLWAEMKALRVPGQTAPSPSKSALRGVVGRTSASDEAASLRLDMRGMRADVALAELERFMDKALLAGFSEVEVVHGRGTGALRRQVHDFLRSFPAVGQFALAPEDRGGDGMTIVTFR; this is translated from the coding sequence ATGATTCACGCCCGCACGCTCAACGCCCTAGAATTTCACCGCATTGCAGATCACCTTTCGGAATTGTGCCTTTCCGGCGTTGGCCGGGAACGCGCCAGGGCCATTGCCCCCCTTGACGATGCAGAGGCGGTAACGCTTGCCGCACGCATCTATGAGGAAGCCGCCGACTGGGCCAGCCGCCCTGCCGCAGGCGGCGCGGTTTTCTGCGTATGCTCCTTCCCCGATGTCAGCGGCATGCTGCGCGCTGCGGCCACCAGCCGCGCCCACACTTTTCAGCCCGATGTAGACGCCTTTTGGGCGCTGCGCGAGGTGCTGCGCCTTGCCAGAGACGCCCACGCATCCATTGCCCAGCCTGAGGCCGCCACCCGCTGGCCGCACCTGCTGGCCATGGCCGATGGCTCTCCCCTGCCAGTTCAGCTCACCGCGGCCCTCTTGCGCTGCATTTCCGACGATGGCCTGCTGCGCGATGAAAGCTCGCCCGAGTTGTACCGCCTGCGCGGCGAACTGCGCCGCCTGCACCAGAGCTGCATGCGCAAGGTCAAGGATTTTGCCCAGCAGTACAACATGCTGGCCTATCTGCAAGACGAGTTCATGACCCTCTCGTCCGACCGTTACGTGCTCCCCCTCAAGGCCAACTTCAAGGGCCGCATGCAGGGCATCATCCACGACTGGTCGCAAACGGGCGAGACCTGCTACTTTGAGCCCATGTTTCTGGTGGAGATCAACAACCGCCTTCAGGAACTGAAGCGCGAAGAACGCGAAGAAGAACGTAAGGTTCTGGTCTATCTGCGCAGCCTGCTTGAGGCGGAGCTGCCCGGCGCGCGCGCAGCCCTTGAGCTGCTGGCCCAGCTTGATGTTTTGCAGGCCAAGCGCAGGCTTGCCGCCCTTTTTGACGGCCGCCCGCTGCCCCTCACCCCTGTGGCGGAGGGCATTCAGCTTCTTGATGCCCGCCACCCCCTGCTCATGCTCAACCGCGTGGCCGAATCCGGCAAGGACGGCTCCAAGGCCGCCGCCGCTGCCCACAGCAAGGTGCGGCCTCTGGATATCGTGTTGCGCCCCGGCGAGCGCGCCCTGGTCATCACCGGCGGCAATGCGGGCGGCAAAACCGTATGCCTCAAGACGCTTGGCCTCATTGCGGCCATGACCCTGAGCGGCCTGCCCGTGCCTGTGGGCGCTGGTTCGCACATGCCCTGGTTCAGCAGGCTGGATGCCTTTATCGGCGACGAGCAGAGCCTTGCGGACAATGTTTCTACCTTCACCGCACAGATCGAGCACCTCGCCAAGGCCTGGAAGCACCTGGACGCCAGCAGCCTTGTGCTGCTTGACGAATTTGGCGCAGGCACCGACCCGGCCCAGGGCGCTGCCCTTGCTCAGGCCGTACTTGACGAATTGCTGGACAAACATACCTTTGTTCTGTCGGCAACGCATTTCCCCGCGCTCAAAAGCTATGCCCTCACGCGCGAAGGCGCACGGGCGGCCTCCATGCTCTTTGATCCCCAAAGCAAAAAGCCTTTGTTCCGGCTTGCTTACGATCAGGTCGGGGCCAGTCAGGCGCTGGATGTGGCGCGCGAGCACGGCCTTGCCGAAAGCATTGTACGCAGGGCGGAGCATTACCTTTTGCAGGACGGGCAGGACGCAACGGCCCTGCTTGGCAGGCTCAATGATCTGGCCGCAAAGCGGGAGGAAGAGCTGGCGGAACTCAAGCGCGAGCAGGATAAAACCCGCCGCCAGACGCAGGATCTGCGCGAAAAGCTTGAGAAGGAGCGCCTCCGCCTGCACGACGAGGTTCGCGCACAGGCTGGCGACCTCATGCGCGCCTGGAAGGAAGGCCGCGCCACCCACAAGCAGGCGCTCAAGGAAATGTCGCGTCTGCGGGCCTCGCTGGCTCCCGCGCAGGATGAAACTGCGGAAGGCGCGTCCGTGCTGCCCCAGCCCCAAACCTTTACGGCCGGGCAGGAAGTGCTGCACACCGTATTCAACAAACGCGGCGTCATCACCGATGTGGACGAACGGCGCGGGCGTGTGCGGCTGGAAATGAACGGCGTGAACCTCTGGGCAGAAATGAAGGCCCTGCGCGTGCCGGGCCAGACAGCGCCAAGCCCCTCCAAAAGCGCCCTCAGGGGCGTTGTGGGCCGCACATCCGCCAGTGACGAGGCAGCATCCCTGCGCCTTGATATGCGCGGTATGCGCGCGGATGTGGCGCTGGCCGAGCTGGAACGCTTTATGGACAAGGCCTTGCTGGCAGGATTTTCAGAGGTGGAAGTGGTACACGGCAGGGGTACGGGCGCGCTGCGCCGTCAGGTGCATGATTTTTTGCGGAGTTTTCCGGCTGTGGGGCAGTTTGCCCTTGCGCCGGAAGACCGGGGCGGCGATGGCATGACCATAGTAACCTTTCGCTAA
- the rpsU gene encoding 30S ribosomal protein S21: MPGVFLNDDDYNFDIALRRFKKQVEKAGVLSEMKKRQHYEKPSVMRKKKKAAARKRLMKKIRKMNMA; encoded by the coding sequence TTGCCCGGAGTTTTTCTTAACGACGACGACTATAACTTCGACATCGCACTGCGCCGCTTTAAGAAGCAGGTAGAAAAGGCGGGCGTTCTTTCTGAAATGAAGAAGCGCCAGCACTACGAAAAGCCCAGCGTTATGCGTAAAAAGAAGAAGGCCGCCGCCCGGAAGCGGCTGATGAAAAAGATCAGGAAGATGAACATGGCCTAG
- the dnaG gene encoding DNA primase yields MQSKDAIRVIKERLNIVDVVRRYVELKRNGPRWVAPCPFHQETKPSFSVNEDQGLFYCFGCHASGDVFDFYSRINGLEFKETLEQLAAEAGITIDRGPRDPQRDGQERKQRSARQQMLRMYELAAGHFASALQSPEAEECRRYIEKRGLSDEIVQRFGLGWARREWQSLADALRRAGFDMRMAAEAGLVGQASSGRPYDRFRGRLIFPIKSLSNQIIAFGGRIIADEEEAKYINSADTPLYKKGEHLYGLAQARRGIVTKGRAMLTEGYMDVLTLHQFGYDNAVGVLGTALTPEQIKRLSGFASQMTLLFDGDRAGRKAALRSCEMLLTRGLSCSVVIMPEGEDIDSLLRGAGPEAFEALQAQAPDGLRFCVDVLKALAPRETVEWARNFLRQLDIPELISPYISRLAAHLQLSEADLREGIAGARGQRKDGQPQGVSASRTRQNIRDREIMMFAVRYPHRLRDMQEMGADLALRSDIARRLWDKIETHGPEEVFHQLDEREKNFWCKCRGPEAAPCDSGEKELELLRQSLDQYYASAQASSLSAAMRANTGIGDFEADLDYLRALKETLEKGHEQS; encoded by the coding sequence ATGCAGTCCAAGGACGCAATCCGCGTCATTAAAGAGCGCCTGAATATCGTTGACGTGGTGCGCCGCTATGTTGAGCTGAAGCGCAACGGGCCGCGCTGGGTAGCGCCCTGCCCATTCCATCAGGAAACCAAGCCGTCCTTTTCCGTCAACGAAGATCAGGGGCTTTTTTACTGTTTCGGCTGCCACGCCTCGGGCGATGTTTTTGATTTTTACAGCCGCATCAACGGGCTGGAGTTTAAGGAAACGCTTGAACAACTGGCGGCGGAAGCTGGCATTACCATTGACCGCGGCCCGCGTGATCCCCAGCGGGACGGGCAGGAACGCAAGCAGCGCTCGGCGCGGCAGCAGATGCTGCGCATGTACGAGCTTGCGGCAGGCCATTTTGCCTCGGCCCTGCAAAGCCCCGAGGCGGAAGAATGCAGGCGGTATATAGAAAAACGCGGTTTGAGCGATGAGATAGTACAGCGCTTTGGCCTTGGCTGGGCCAGACGCGAATGGCAGTCGCTGGCTGATGCCCTGCGCCGTGCGGGCTTTGACATGCGCATGGCCGCAGAAGCCGGCCTTGTAGGACAGGCAAGCAGCGGGCGGCCCTACGACAGGTTTCGCGGGCGGCTCATTTTTCCCATCAAGAGTCTTTCCAACCAGATAATCGCCTTTGGCGGGCGCATTATCGCCGATGAGGAAGAAGCCAAGTATATCAACAGCGCCGACACGCCCCTCTACAAGAAGGGCGAGCACCTTTACGGGCTGGCGCAGGCGCGGCGCGGCATTGTGACCAAGGGACGCGCCATGTTGACAGAAGGCTACATGGACGTGCTCACCCTGCACCAGTTCGGCTACGACAATGCCGTTGGCGTGCTGGGCACGGCCCTGACGCCTGAACAGATAAAACGCCTTTCGGGCTTTGCATCGCAAATGACCCTGCTGTTTGACGGCGACCGCGCCGGACGCAAGGCAGCTTTGCGCTCGTGCGAAATGCTGCTCACGCGCGGCCTTTCGTGCAGCGTGGTGATCATGCCCGAAGGTGAAGACATAGACAGTTTGCTGCGCGGCGCTGGCCCCGAGGCTTTTGAGGCCTTGCAGGCACAGGCCCCGGACGGTCTGCGCTTTTGCGTGGACGTGCTCAAGGCCCTGGCCCCGCGCGAAACAGTGGAATGGGCGCGCAATTTTTTGCGCCAGCTGGATATTCCAGAGCTGATCAGTCCCTACATTTCACGGCTGGCGGCTCATTTGCAGCTTTCGGAAGCCGACCTGCGCGAGGGCATTGCCGGGGCGCGGGGGCAACGCAAAGACGGCCAGCCACAGGGGGTCTCCGCCTCGCGGACGCGCCAGAACATACGCGACCGCGAAATAATGATGTTTGCCGTGCGGTATCCCCACCGCCTGCGCGATATGCAGGAAATGGGGGCTGACCTTGCCTTGAGGTCTGACATCGCCCGGCGGCTGTGGGACAAGATTGAAACCCACGGCCCGGAAGAAGTGTTCCATCAGCTTGATGAACGGGAAAAAAACTTCTGGTGTAAATGTCGCGGCCCGGAAGCCGCGCCATGCGACAGCGGCGAAAAAGAACTTGAATTATTGCGACAGTCGCTAGATCAATACTACGCCTCAGCTCAGGCCTCCTCCCTGTCCGCTGCCATGCGGGCCAATACAGGCATAGGTGACTTTGAAGCTGATTTGGATTATCTTCGCGCACTTAAGGAAACCTTGGAGAAAGGGCATGAGCAATCTTAA
- the rsmA gene encoding 16S rRNA (adenine(1518)-N(6)/adenine(1519)-N(6))-dimethyltransferase RsmA has protein sequence MQHQESTHGQPRAKKSLGQHFLKREDICRRIAMLLLPKPEDMVLEIGPGPGALTRAIEEQPHARLLLLEKDRHWAAERQRLGEARTQAVLTDALRFDWRRITPEKPWKIIGNLPYNVASPLIWDIVSRATGWQRAAFMVQKEVGQRLAAQPNTNHYGALSVWVQSYARPRMEFIVGPGAFSPPPKVDSAVLSFDPLPPERRPAHPEVLARLLRVCFQQRRKQLGGVFRRSGQPGLEAALEKTGIDPSLRPEALANKDFQALAAFWAEQLDNNA, from the coding sequence ATGCAGCACCAAGAATCCACACACGGCCAGCCCCGCGCAAAAAAAAGCCTCGGCCAGCACTTTTTGAAGCGCGAGGATATCTGCCGCCGCATCGCCATGCTGCTGCTGCCCAAGCCCGAAGACATGGTGCTTGAGATCGGCCCCGGCCCCGGCGCGCTCACCCGCGCCATCGAGGAGCAGCCCCACGCCCGCCTTTTGCTGCTTGAAAAAGACCGCCACTGGGCGGCTGAGCGCCAGCGCCTTGGCGAGGCCCGCACCCAGGCGGTGCTGACCGATGCCCTGCGTTTTGACTGGCGGCGCATCACGCCTGAAAAACCGTGGAAGATCATAGGCAACCTACCCTACAACGTAGCCTCGCCCCTCATATGGGACATTGTTTCGCGCGCAACGGGCTGGCAGCGCGCTGCCTTTATGGTGCAAAAAGAGGTGGGCCAGCGGCTGGCTGCCCAGCCCAACACCAACCACTACGGCGCGCTTTCTGTCTGGGTGCAAAGCTACGCCCGCCCGCGCATGGAATTTATTGTGGGGCCGGGGGCTTTCAGCCCGCCGCCCAAGGTGGATTCTGCAGTGCTTTCTTTTGATCCCCTGCCGCCGGAGCGCAGGCCGGCCCACCCCGAAGTGCTGGCGCGGCTCTTGCGCGTGTGCTTTCAGCAGCGCCGCAAACAGCTTGGCGGCGTTTTCAGGCGCAGCGGTCAGCCCGGGCTTGAGGCCGCGCTGGAAAAAACTGGCATCGACCCAAGCCTGCGGCCTGAAGCCCTTGCCAACAAAGATTTTCAGGCTCTAGCCGCTTTTTGGGCCGAGCAGCTTGACAATAATGCATAA
- the argH gene encoding argininosuccinate lyase, with product MKTNQSWGGRFAEGPKEAVAQYTDSQSYDRALYAQDIRASQAHARMLGRQGVISQNEARILVNGLDRVREEIEAGNFVWKPELEDVHMNIEARLTELVGDVGKKLHTGRSRNDQVGLTFRLFVADRLETWRQRAALLCSVLADKAAEHKTDILPGCTHLQPAQPVSLAHHLLAYAWMFRRDAMRLEDTLERVRISPLGAAALAGTTYPLDPQSVADEVGFAEIYGNSMDAVSDRDFVLEALFDGSTIMMHLSRLCEEIILWANPAFGFVRLSDGYSTGSSIMPQKKNPDVAELMRGKTGRVYGALTGLLTVMKGLPLAYNRDMQEDKEGFLDADRTVEASLRLMAGMLEELTFRTDRMREACKAGFLNATELADYLVGKGIPFREAHHITGQAVAMAEKAGKGLEDLTLGELQSLEPRIDDSVFAILEYAAAVSRRETPGGTGPRSVETQLEQIHQWLGQNLGEEN from the coding sequence ATGAAGACCAACCAGAGCTGGGGCGGCCGCTTTGCCGAAGGCCCCAAGGAAGCCGTGGCCCAGTATACGGATTCGCAATCCTACGACAGGGCGCTCTACGCCCAGGATATCCGCGCGTCACAGGCGCATGCCCGCATGCTGGGCCGTCAGGGCGTCATCAGCCAGAACGAGGCGCGGATTCTGGTCAACGGTCTGGACCGTGTGCGCGAAGAAATCGAAGCTGGCAACTTTGTGTGGAAGCCCGAGCTGGAAGACGTGCACATGAATATTGAAGCGCGCCTCACCGAGCTTGTGGGCGATGTGGGCAAAAAACTGCACACTGGCCGCAGCCGCAACGATCAGGTGGGCCTGACCTTCCGCCTCTTTGTGGCCGACCGCCTAGAAACCTGGCGTCAGCGCGCGGCCCTGCTGTGCTCTGTGCTGGCCGACAAGGCCGCGGAGCACAAGACGGACATCCTGCCCGGCTGCACCCATCTGCAACCGGCCCAGCCCGTGAGCCTTGCCCACCACCTGCTGGCCTATGCCTGGATGTTCCGCCGCGATGCCATGCGGCTTGAAGACACCCTTGAGCGCGTGCGCATTTCGCCCTTGGGCGCTGCCGCCCTTGCCGGAACTACCTACCCTCTCGACCCCCAGAGCGTTGCGGACGAGGTGGGTTTTGCAGAAATTTACGGCAACTCCATGGACGCCGTTTCTGACCGCGATTTTGTGCTTGAAGCCCTTTTTGACGGCTCGACCATCATGATGCACCTCTCGCGCCTGTGCGAAGAAATCATCCTCTGGGCCAACCCAGCCTTTGGCTTTGTGCGCCTTTCTGACGGCTATTCCACTGGCTCGTCCATCATGCCGCAAAAGAAAAACCCAGACGTGGCCGAACTCATGCGCGGCAAGACCGGGCGCGTCTATGGCGCGCTCACGGGCCTGCTCACGGTCATGAAGGGTCTGCCCCTTGCCTATAACCGCGACATGCAGGAAGACAAGGAAGGCTTTCTTGACGCCGACCGCACTGTTGAAGCATCGCTGCGCCTCATGGCGGGCATGCTGGAAGAACTGACCTTCCGCACCGACCGCATGCGCGAGGCCTGCAAGGCTGGCTTCCTCAACGCCACCGAGCTGGCGGACTACCTCGTGGGCAAGGGTATTCCCTTCCGCGAGGCGCACCACATCACAGGTCAGGCCGTGGCCATGGCCGAAAAGGCTGGCAAAGGCCTTGAAGACCTCACTCTTGGCGAACTCCAGAGCCTTGAACCACGCATTGACGACTCGGTTTTTGCCATTCTGGAGTATGCCGCAGCCGTGAGCCGCCGCGAAACCCCTGGCGGTACCGGGCCCCGCTCTGTGGAAACACAGCTTGAACAGATCCACCAGTGGCTTGGGCAGAATCTTGGCGAGGAAAACTGA